The following coding sequences are from one Humulus lupulus chromosome X, drHumLupu1.1, whole genome shotgun sequence window:
- the LOC133805764 gene encoding uncharacterized protein LOC133805764 encodes MKGNLMDYVKKCNKCQCYSNILQAPLNELTLMTSPWPFVVWDIDLIGSLPMGKEGVKYAIVAIDYFMKWVEVKPLATITSKKAMDFVIKNMACHYGFSRKIVSNNALQFDSELFTVFYERHGVMKSFSSIAHPQSNEQVEAANKTLKANLKKRLE; translated from the coding sequence ATGAAGGGAAATttgatggattatgtcaagaaatgcaaCAAATGTCAGTGTTACTCCAACATCCTCCAAGCTCCTCTGAATGAGCTCACTCTAATGACAAGTCCCTGGCCCTTTGTAGTCTGGGACATTGACCTAATAGGTTCCTTGCCCATGGGAAAGGAAGGAGTAAAGTACGCTAttgtggctatcgactacttcatgaagtgggttgaAGTCAAACCTCTTGCtacaatcacctccaaaaaggcgaTGGACTTCGTCATTAAAAACATGGCTTGTCATTATGGGTtctcgaggaagatagtctccaacAATGCCCTCCAGTTTGACAGTGAGTTGTTTACGGTCTTCTATGAAAGGCATGGAGtcatgaagagtttctcctccaTAGCTCATCCTCAGTCAAACGAACAAGTGGAAGCAGCCAACAAGACGCTTAAGGCCAATTTGAAAAAAAGGCTAGAGTAG